The following proteins are co-located in the Deinococcus aerius genome:
- a CDS encoding GNAT family N-acetyltransferase, translated as MPEPVTVRLLTAADAPTYREVRLSALRTDPLAFITTAEEFAARPLAEIAARLEPTPEVANFGAFQDGVLVGLLTVARETRPRLNHRANVFGVSVLPPARGQGCGDALLRAGIAHTRSWPGVTSLHLGMMETQHAARRLYERHGFQLWGTQPDAVRDAGGGHLAEHHLALLL; from the coding sequence GTGCCTGAGCCCGTCACCGTCCGCCTCCTGACCGCCGCCGACGCGCCCACCTACCGGGAGGTGCGCCTCTCGGCCCTGCGGACGGACCCGCTCGCCTTTATCACCACCGCCGAGGAGTTCGCGGCGCGGCCCCTCGCCGAGATCGCCGCCCGGCTGGAGCCGACGCCGGAGGTGGCGAATTTCGGCGCCTTTCAGGATGGGGTGCTGGTCGGTCTCCTGACCGTCGCCCGGGAGACCCGGCCCCGGCTGAACCACCGTGCGAATGTGTTCGGGGTGTCTGTCCTCCCGCCCGCGAGGGGCCAGGGCTGCGGGGACGCCTTACTCCGGGCAGGAATCGCCCACACGCGGAGCTGGCCGGGCGTGACCTCGCTGCACCTGGGCATGATGGAGACGCAGCACGCGGCGCGGCGGCTGTACGAGCGGCACGGGTTCCAGCTCTGGGGAACGCAGCCCGACGCCGTGCGGGACGCGGGGGGCGGGCACCTCGCCGAACACCACCTCGCCCTGCTGCTGTGA